In Morganella morganii, the following are encoded in one genomic region:
- the hybO gene encoding hydrogenase 2 small subunit — MIEDNTFITSDITSEGIDRRSFLKLCAALAATMGLSANASAEIAASVSRKDCPPVIWISAQECTGCTESLLRATHPTIENLILDMISLEYHEVLSAAFGHQAEANKHNAIEKYKGKYVLVVDGSVPLKDDGIYCMIAGEPIADHIRRAAEGAAAIIAIGSCAAWGGVAAAGDNPTGAASLEAVLPGKTVINIPGCPPNPHNFLATVAHIITYGKAPGLDDKNRPLFAYGRLIHEHCERRAHFDAGRFAKAFGDHGHREGWCLYHLGCKGPETYGNCSTLQFCDVGGVWPVAIGHPCYGCNEAGVGFHKGIHQLAGVQNQTPRSEKPDVELKEGGSVSGGAIGLLGGVVGLVAGVSVMAVRELGRQQKKNRSGDPRGE; from the coding sequence ATGATCGAAGATAATACCTTTATTACTTCTGATATCACTTCTGAGGGTATTGACCGGCGAAGCTTTCTGAAACTCTGTGCGGCCTTAGCGGCCACCATGGGTCTCAGTGCAAATGCATCTGCCGAAATCGCGGCGTCCGTCAGCCGTAAGGATTGCCCCCCCGTCATCTGGATATCTGCACAGGAGTGTACCGGTTGCACTGAGTCCCTGCTCCGGGCGACGCACCCGACCATCGAAAATCTCATCCTTGATATGATTTCGCTGGAGTACCACGAGGTACTCTCGGCGGCATTCGGTCATCAGGCGGAAGCCAACAAGCACAATGCGATTGAGAAATACAAAGGCAAATATGTGCTGGTGGTGGACGGCTCTGTACCGCTGAAGGATGACGGCATTTACTGCATGATTGCCGGCGAGCCGATTGCCGACCATATCCGCCGGGCGGCGGAGGGCGCTGCCGCGATTATTGCCATCGGCTCCTGTGCCGCCTGGGGCGGCGTGGCTGCCGCCGGTGATAACCCGACCGGCGCGGCATCACTGGAAGCGGTTCTGCCCGGTAAAACCGTGATTAATATTCCGGGCTGCCCGCCTAACCCGCATAACTTCCTGGCAACGGTTGCTCATATCATCACTTACGGCAAAGCCCCGGGGCTGGATGATAAAAACCGGCCGCTGTTTGCTTACGGTCGTCTGATCCACGAACACTGCGAGCGCCGCGCTCACTTTGACGCCGGACGTTTTGCCAAAGCATTCGGCGACCACGGTCACCGTGAAGGCTGGTGCCTCTATCACCTCGGCTGCAAAGGGCCGGAAACGTACGGCAACTGCTCCACATTGCAGTTCTGTGATGTCGGCGGTGTGTGGCCGGTGGCTATCGGGCATCCCTGCTATGGCTGTAACGAGGCCGGCGTGGGCTTCCACAAAGGGATCCACCAGCTCGCCGGGGTACAGAACCAGACACCGCGTTCTGAAAAACCGGATGTGGAGCTGAAAGAGGGCGGTTCGGTATCGGGCGGCGCTATCGGGCTGCTCGGCGGCGTGGTCGGGCTGGTGGCCGGTGTCAGTGTGATGGCTGTCCGTGAGCTGGGCCGCCAGCAGAAGAAAAACCGGTCCGGCGATCCGCGGGGAGAGTAA
- the hybA gene encoding hydrogenase 2 operon protein HybA: MNRRDFIKVASGGALLLGNTSVSHAAAENRPPIPGALGMLYDSTLCVGCQACVTKCQDINFPGRNPEGAQTWSNNDKLSPYTNNIIQVWMSGTGEHKDQEKDGYAYIKKQCMHCVDPNCVSVCPVGALKKHPVTGIVHYDKDICTGCRYCMVGCPYDIPKYDYDNPFGMIHKCELCNQKGVELLDKGGLPGCVEVCPTGAIIFGTREDLMSEAKNRLGLTAGEEYAYPRQTLKTGDNYKHPVSSYYPHLYGEKEGGGTQVMVLTGVPYKNLQLPELAELSTGARSENIQHTLYKGMILPLAVLAGLTVLVRRNSKNDTHDGGDDHES; encoded by the coding sequence GTGAACAGGCGTGACTTTATTAAAGTGGCTTCCGGCGGGGCATTACTGTTAGGTAATACATCCGTGAGCCACGCGGCGGCGGAGAACCGCCCGCCGATCCCCGGTGCGCTCGGCATGCTGTATGACTCCACTCTGTGTGTCGGCTGTCAGGCGTGTGTGACCAAATGTCAGGATATCAATTTCCCCGGCCGTAACCCGGAAGGGGCGCAGACGTGGTCCAACAATGACAAGTTGTCGCCGTACACCAACAACATTATCCAGGTGTGGATGAGCGGTACCGGCGAACACAAAGACCAGGAAAAGGACGGTTATGCCTACATCAAGAAGCAATGTATGCACTGTGTGGATCCGAACTGTGTCTCAGTCTGCCCGGTCGGTGCGCTGAAAAAGCATCCGGTTACCGGCATTGTGCATTATGACAAAGACATCTGTACCGGCTGCCGCTACTGCATGGTCGGCTGCCCGTATGATATACCGAAATACGATTACGACAACCCGTTCGGTATGATCCACAAGTGCGAACTCTGTAACCAGAAGGGTGTTGAACTGCTCGATAAAGGCGGTTTACCCGGCTGTGTGGAAGTGTGTCCGACCGGGGCGATTATCTTCGGCACCCGCGAAGATCTGATGAGCGAGGCGAAAAACCGTCTCGGGCTGACAGCCGGAGAGGAATATGCCTATCCGCGCCAGACACTGAAAACCGGCGATAACTACAAACATCCCGTGTCTTCCTATTATCCGCATCTGTACGGCGAAAAAGAGGGTGGCGGAACTCAGGTGATGGTACTGACCGGCGTGCCGTATAAAAATCTGCAACTGCCGGAACTGGCAGAGCTCTCTACCGGAGCCCGTTCTGAAAACATCCAGCACACCCTGTACAAAGGGATGATCCTGCCGCTGGCGGTACTGGCCGGGCTCACTGTGCTGGTGCGCCGCAACAGCAAAAATGACACTCACGACGGAGGTGATGATCATGAGTCATGA